The following is a genomic window from Onthophagus taurus isolate NC chromosome 1, IU_Otau_3.0, whole genome shotgun sequence.
ATTTGGTTGAACTTGATCGAATTCGAATTGGCGAAGATTTCAGTGTAATCGTTCGCATGAAAAATAAATGCGATGAAGAAAGAAATGTTCGAGCTGTTTTATCATCCACCAGTGTGTTTTATACTGGTATAAAAGCGAATCTCGTGAAAAAAGCTGAAGGAATCTTTAAGCTAAAACCACACTCATGTAAGAATTACtaacatattaattaattttcttaaaaacatatattaatattctttttctaGCTGAAAGACTcgaattaaaaattgctggTGATGAATACATCGACAAATTAGTCGAATATTGCAACATGAAATTGTGCGCAGTTGCAACTGTAACTGAAACTCGTCAAACTTGGGCTAATGAAGATgattttcaagttgttaaacCAACCATAACAATTAAAGTAAGTGGTCCCTTGCATTtccacttttttattttaatcgtttaattatattttagatTCCATCAGAAATTCCATGTAAATCCCCAACACGAGTTCTTCTTCAATTCATCAATCCATTGAAGAAAACGTTAACAAActgcaaatttaatctttctGGGCCAACTTTATTAAGAAATCATATTCTTTCCATTGCTGATGTTGAAGCTGGAGAATTGGTGAGCGCTGAAACGGAAATTGTACCAAAAATAGCTGGAGAACAAAAACTTATAGCGACTTTTTGGTCAAAAGAACTTTCAGACATCACTGGTGCTTCTAAAGTTGAAGTCACCGAAGAAGAGGAATAATACAATTAATACTTTTCtttcaattattaatgtttaatgctttgttttaaataaatacatgtttatttcaaaaactattcgttttaattttcttgGTTTAGAagcaaattcaaatttgaatttaagaattaaattacgatagatggcgctaaattTAATGCCAATAacacaattaataattaataaaaaaaagtgtaactcataataattaattgcGAAATTATCattacaaaacaaatttaaatattttttaatttatgttttatgatttttagtactcctttttaattacatttgaaataattaattttaagtcaaGAAAGCTAGATGGCGCTACAAtcaaatgtatttattttgacaattaaactaacctataaaaaatgatgatatGTTGACGTgtacaatataaaatttaaactatatGGATATAAAGAAAGActgaaatgtttaaattttcgataaCTTCGTTACTCTTCGGGGTGTTCATaatattcatatttaattCAGTATGGAATTTGGTTGTGCTATTTACGCCCCCTTCTTGCGCAAAAGGAGACGTGTGTTTTCATTCCTATTTAAACACAAAACCTTCTTTAGATCTACTTGTTTATGTTACTGATAATTCACGATCAGGAGATgaacaattaatattaaaagttaataaatttaattatgatgAACCATTTGAAAGGTAACACATCTTAAACTAAATTACATCTGTgcaatttcattaattatcattttatttaagaGTAATTGAGTTGGAGATATCAAAAACAGTACGAAATAATGGTAGTTTAATAATTCACTCGGTAATTTTACCCTCAAATGtaaataatgaagatttatCATTGAACGAGGCTAAAAACGTTTATGAATCAAGTTACTTAAAAGGTCGTTTAACGAAATATGTTGTACCAAAAAGTTTTACCtttaatcttttaaaagaagaaTCTAAACAATCATCTGTTAAACCAACAACTCATATCAAAAGTAGATACTCAATCATGATGTGTAACAGTGAATTACACATTCCAGAAACAAATATTCCACAAGAAGTgattcattatttaaaaattaataggaaAAGACAATTTCTTCCAATTGTTGTTAATGATTTTATGCAGACAAGGTTAAGAGATTTAGAAGAAATCACTAAAGAAACATCtcaaataatgtttaattatatttataacccAGTTTCAataggtaaatttaaatttatggtTGAGATGGAAGTTacaataaagaattttaaaaaacttggCTTTACCGATAAAGATATTGATGAGGTTAAAGGAGTTTTTGCTGATACTAATTTATATCTTTTGTGTGCTACAATTTGTATTGGAAGTATTCATGTaagtatataaattaattttaatacttcatgatattaaatttttttttagcttttGCTCGactttttatcatttaaaaatgacGTCAGTTTTTGGAAATCACATAAATCAATGGCTGGTTTATCAACAAGAACGGTTGTATGGCGTGCTTTTTCTCAAAcaatcatatttttataccTCTTAGATGAAGGTACTTCTTACTTGGTTTTAGTTCCAAGTGGAATAGGAACAGCAATAGAAGTAAgaactttcttttatttacagggtgattcaaaagtaacttaaatgttaaaaagttgtatAGTTTGAATGACTTAAATGACAGaacagaaaattattattgctcTTGTCACCgggacctataagatctattgtaactttaaccctccaaaagtttagggTAAATGTAAGCCCTTAATGAACTTTAGTATTGCTCCAAagtcttgttcctttatgtcggtaggtgtcaaAAGAGCTTTACCgcaaattttgtgtcttagacgACCTCTAGCGACGCAAttacacagtatatgttcagccgtttctgactcgtcgttgcaaagtcgacaagtttgatcctcagcttgccCAATGTGGAAAAGGTGGTATTTTATGGGCGCATGGCCGGTCACAAAACCTGGGAGCGTCCTTAGATCctctttgctgaggcataaaacctctttgattttgttttgcgTCATACTCTTCACTTTTCTGTGATCTgaaagttctttccagcgtaagacTACATTTGAGGCCTCCCATCGGTTggttatttgttttaggtgactttttttgtagtccacaaccgggttggggtccaatgaagggcgtttTTGCTGCCTCTCTGGCCAGCTTGTcagccttctcattgccctcaatgtttcTGTgtcctggaacccaccatagagtaATATCATTGCCCCtggcgagttctctcaggttgctggtCAGTTTCACatactgtctgtgaaaatttttatagatGCACCTTTCTGCCCGTTTTGTAGGTTCAGAGCGGTgtagaagtttatagcaacaACTTCTGCTTGACAAATGGTTATGTCCGAGCTTAACGCCAATTTAATgcggctatttggtccactaatgcccatgcctacttcggatccaactgtctttgaagcatcggtgtaccaggctagagctcctctttttagtttatccgttttaatttcaattaagtgatttagacatgggtccttgaaaatttcgaggtgtcctctgaggttaccttgcatcaacttgagtgaagagcctgttttcagtgataaggcactccTTTTGTACATTACTTTTGTAAATTATTCATCAGTCACCTTTGCATCCATTAAAAGTGACAGTCTGGTGTGCAATTTAGTCAGGAGGAACCTTACTTCTTTAAAACTGAAAACGGCGTAACGGTAACTGTCAATGGGGAGCAATATCGTGATATGATTGAAAACCTTTTAAACGCCACAACTGCATGCTTTGGGCTTGATTAACATGTGGTATCAACAAGACGGTGCCACATCGCATACAGCCAGGATTACAATGGAATTACTGCGAGACCTCTTTCCACAACAAgttatttcaagaaatggtGATGTTGATTGGCCTCCACAGTCGCCTGATTTGACTGCTCCGGACTTCTTTTTGTGGGAATATCTGAAAAGCAAGGTTTATGCAAACAAACCAGAAACGTTGGAGCAACTCAAACAAAATATTCGtgatgaaattaatgaaataccGCGTGAAATGTGTGaaaatgtaatgaaaaatgtgctcaaaaggGCTCGCATTTGTGAGGCTAACAGAGGCGGACATTTATCTTATATtgtattccatacataattgccgacattaaataaaacatttatcaaTATAAGATCCATTCTCTttcatttaatcaaaaattataaacaaacaaagTAGTATACCTTCCCGGcggacacccggtatatatGTTACACCCAATTGCCGATTTCGGACAAGTACCGAAATAATTGAACATTTCGCGAAATGTTCAAGTGCATTTGAGCAAATGCCGAAATAAAACTGAATTTCGGCATTTCAGCAAGTAAATTTGAGCAAACGCAGATTGAATAGTTCAAATGCCGATTTTAATaagattgaaataaattatatgtcTGTAAGTATAGGTGTACGAATGTGCAACATGGCATTAACAACACAATACAAGATCTTAGTTGCTTTCTGATATctacaaagaaaattgtaatcGTATTTTAAACTAGATAAAGAATTGTTACCTGAAATTCATTTCTAGCATATAGCCTCTCTAAAATACCATTTGCTGTTCCTACTTTATGTAAGCCTTTATTTTCAGAAATAACAACAGCTAATATATCTCTAGGTGCAGTACGCCCACGATCAACATCCggaattttcaataaaatattttgtccagatgaaaattttttgaactGCGTTTCAGCATTTTATCAGCTTGTCGTTTTAAAGTTTGTGAACTTCCTCCTCCGTGTTGAGTGatttgtttatatattaatgtCGTTAAAGCTATCATCCATTTCTTTAGTTTCAACTAATACTTCTTTTTGTGACTGATTGTCGGTTTGGTTGTTAAGCAAATCATCCAGCTCTTCTTCCCTCTCAATATGACTGACAACAGTATCGGGAAAGTTAGAAGCCTTTAGATCATCCTTCATTGGAACTCCGAACGTAGCCTCACCAGGGAGCgccaataatacaaaaaatgttcatcAAATTATACACGACTTCCTCTGCTCTCTTAGATTTCAGCGGCTTTAAAAGTACGAATTTTGTCAGGTGATcctgataatttaaaataaatttcggtAAAAAAATCGGACTCGGTCTGCATGTCAATTAAATCGACTTTTTGTTAAAGTTCTACGTTAATATCGGCTTCGAAACtaaatctttctttttctcttttttctttattttcttctccATAGCAAGTGTTCGTTTGTGTCCTATCTCCTTGTGTGCTTTTTTTAATACGTCATACACTTCATGCATTTGACAAtagaattttattgaaatagaaTCCCttcgtttttgaattaaattatcaaTCCCTCCTATTGTTAGAACCTCAAATATATGAAGACGTCGGTATTCTAGCGGTATAAGTGGTTAACCAGCCTGTTTTTTTGTCATTGCAAGCCTTCACTTCTTGTATAACTTCATTGAATTTTTCCGATGAAAGAGGGCAcgtaaagattttattattaacaataagaCACATTTCAGGTTGTCATTAAAAGCTTCAGCATTAACACAAGAAGCCTTGAAATCTTGTACTTACATTTACTGAATAAAACAAACACgtctttcttttttgtttacgCGAAATGTACGATTATTTCGACACTTGTCCGAAATCGGCAATTGGGTCTAACATGTATAAAGTGGTGtgagtacagggtgtcccaatttcgatgtccgcataggctatctccgaaactaaaagagatagaaaaaaagtagcttacatgtcatgatctcgtttttcgagaaaatgctaatgccgaaaactccgaacagctatcgtcttttgttttcgtcctatcggcaaaaactgaaaattatgcgaaaacgacaatcgcgaatatctcacttattatcaaagatggagtattataaataaaacattatatgggcaactttttacgaagaattcagtggcgtaggtagaatttttttcccattttttattttcgagatttttgacgtaactttatttttttaaatggaaaccatagttggctatgacctaaaataatttgttattttcttctgataacaaatatatatagtttgtggggtatatttcttatagttattgaataattaacaaaaattcattttgttctatctaaacataatgtatgtatttaaaagttaatgttgctatggtaataaccatacatactatgatggaacataatgaatcaaataattgccaaagtttgtatttaaaaattcgataacaactctggcattatcaGCTGGTAtgatgcaccagcatgttaggtgtcaaagtataacaaaactaaataaaactttacaatgaacttcgaaaattatgaaaatgtaacatgatggaatgctatatgttatcagataagaatgcgacgttagccggggaattatatttcacaaggtattcggaaagaagacaaccgcacgtaagaaccttcagccggttagcagaaaatttaatagatttttggtccatccccaaaccacgtgcaaaaacataccaaaatggcctgcaagaggatgaagtcaatgtgttggcttcacttgcgataaatccatcaacatcttgcagagaaattgaacaagacaTCTGACCCAAAAACCGCTGCttccgaatatgaaagaaaaatatgtagaaaccatacaaagcgggcctaactcattatttacgttcaggagatgtcaatctaagattagaattttgtagatgatatttagaaaaattaaataatctgctgtttgttcaaaatgtcatctggaccaatgaagtctctgagtgttcaaagaaggttgaggttcaatgtatggtgtgcccttttagataatagaatgttGGCATAtggtatctaccataaaaacttaaactcaggtaatacctcaatatatcaaggcagcacattgtgcttttggtcgacaatttgccattaaataagtctcaaatgatatattttcaatatggcggagcaccagcacataatgccagagttgtcagtgaatttttaaatacttctacaaactttggcaataattggaaacaatgggcACGTTCAGCCGGTGTCAACTGTTAAGTTGCTACATTAGCAGTCGCGGCTGAACGATATACTAAGTCAGCGCTGTTACGCAGCAGTTTAGTAAATATCTCAGCGTAAGTAATCTGCGCTTAGTTTGTCAGCGGTTGTGAAATTCTAGGTTAGGattaatatttcttgtttctcccctttaattttgaaaactggcagaactgtataaaatgaaatgagccttaaaatcaacatcatcatccattatctcttgtaataacacaaaattttcaaaaatattattgttggccatagttttaggttatgctgaactgctaattctcaattgcttgttcagccgatttcgttccgctgtattaaagctcatacaactagctgactgatttaattcaactgttgacacctgctgaacgtatccaatgttttccatcgtggcattgttatcaccataacaacattaagttttaaatacatacattagttttagatagaacaaaatgaatttttgttaattattcaataactataagaaatataccccacaaactatatatatttgttatcagaagaaaataacaaattattttaggtcatagccaactatggtttccatttaaaaaaataaagttatgtctcaaatctcgaaaataaaagatgggaataaaattctacctacgccactgaattcttcgtaaaaagttgcccatataatgttttatttataatactccatctttgataataagtgagatattcgctattgtcgttttcgcaaaattttcagtttttgtcgatagggcgaaaacaaaagacgatagctgttcggagttttcggcattagcattttctcgaaaaacgagatcatgacatgtaagctactttttttctatctcttttagtttcggagatagcctatgtggacatcgaaattgggacaccctgtactccGTCTCACgagcagccgtcggacaagGTGTCATTACCCCCGTTatattaagacatgctaaccgctcgatttgtgccagctgttgttgtgctgtcttataatttgtttttggccaccaaaccagtGAGGcataggcgaccatgggtctgattattgctacgtaggcccaatgagccattcgtggtttgagaccccacTTCCTTTCGAGGAGCTTGCTGCAGATCTGGTTAGCCATAATaacctttttcctcaccttgtcTATGTGGGAGTTCCAGTTTAATTTACTGTctagtattacccctaggtatttaacttctgt
Proteins encoded in this region:
- the LOC111429092 gene encoding lipid scramblase CLPTM1L, which codes for MFKFSITSLLFGVFIIFIFNSVWNLVVLFTPPSCAKGDVCFHSYLNTKPSLDLLVYVTDNSRSGDEQLILKVNKFNYDEPFERVIELEISKTVRNNGSLIIHSVILPSNVNNEDLSLNEAKNVYESSYLKGRLTKYVVPKSFTFNLLKEESKQSSVKPTTHIKSRYSIMMCNSELHIPETNIPQEVIHYLKINRKRQFLPIVVNDFMQTRLRDLEEITKETSQIMFNYIYNPVSIGKFKFMVEMEVTIKNFKKLGFTDKDIDEVKGVFADTNLYLLCATICIGSIHLLLDFLSFKNDVSFWKSHKSMAGLSTRTVVWRAFSQTIIFLYLLDEGTSYLVLVPSGIGTAIEFWKVNKVLKPSITFNGLKFNKHTTETEAEAKTRQYDEESMKYLSYILYPLCIGGAIYSLLYQPHKSWYSWTISSLVNGVYVFGFLFMLPQLFVNYRLKSVAALPWRAFTYRAFNTFIDDIFAFIITMPTAHRLACFRDDVVFLIYLYQRWLYPVDKSRVDDIGAEEIIETTEKKKDI